The following proteins are co-located in the Paenibacillus sp. JNUCC32 genome:
- a CDS encoding S-layer homology domain-containing protein, whose translation MLKFRTLCAPILLAVSLFVGAGSAFAGVTFRDIDNHWAKTTIEWGVDKGIVNGYANGMFMPNQNVTEAEFIRMLVVGITGKDLQENYLTELWSDKYYHFLHFKNYPVHGFADKTKRSQYITRAHVAELISSADGVNYGGNQAIQYVLGKKYAQGRIKGENTIEGYVGSGTITRAEVLQLIKNLTDRGMSNLYDRPTAPSAEAMLPKLPTPWDVYRDEMYLVIRQKVFPKYSGYRIYDDGSNKIVMTSTKQTGETDYAVSVQFEPQIMQFSGIALSNAADKTQRGMLIELLQLYGFQVDSAFLAKIDSAEKNKKVIELKVSGKTLVIDPLVASPAGHVHIYYKWWDGSRA comes from the coding sequence ATGTTGAAGTTCAGGACACTATGTGCGCCTATACTCCTGGCTGTCTCTTTGTTCGTAGGAGCTGGCAGCGCTTTTGCCGGGGTTACTTTTCGGGATATTGATAACCACTGGGCAAAAACGACCATCGAATGGGGCGTCGACAAGGGGATTGTCAACGGCTATGCGAACGGAATGTTCATGCCTAATCAGAATGTGACCGAGGCCGAATTCATCCGCATGCTGGTTGTCGGCATTACGGGCAAGGACCTGCAGGAGAACTATTTGACCGAACTATGGTCGGATAAATATTATCATTTTCTGCACTTCAAGAACTATCCTGTACACGGATTCGCTGACAAAACCAAGCGCAGCCAATACATAACGCGGGCCCATGTGGCCGAGCTGATATCCAGCGCCGACGGCGTGAACTACGGTGGGAATCAGGCCATTCAATACGTTCTGGGGAAAAAGTACGCGCAGGGCCGGATCAAAGGTGAAAATACGATTGAAGGCTATGTAGGCAGCGGCACCATCACGCGGGCCGAAGTGCTTCAGCTGATCAAAAACCTGACCGATCGCGGAATGTCGAACCTGTACGACCGCCCTACCGCGCCAAGCGCGGAGGCCATGCTGCCGAAGCTGCCAACCCCTTGGGACGTTTACCGGGACGAGATGTACCTCGTGATCCGCCAGAAGGTATTTCCGAAGTACAGCGGCTACCGCATTTATGACGACGGATCGAATAAAATCGTGATGACCAGCACGAAGCAAACCGGTGAGACGGATTACGCCGTGTCCGTTCAATTCGAGCCGCAGATTATGCAGTTCAGCGGAATCGCGCTTTCCAATGCCGCCGATAAAACCCAGCGCGGCATGCTGATCGAACTCCTCCAGCTGTATGGCTTCCAAGTCGATTCCGCCTTCCTCGCGAAAATAGACTCCGCGGAGAAGAACAAGAAGGTGATCGAGTTGAAGGTGAGCGGCAAAACACTCGTTATCGATCCGCTCGTGGCAAGCCCCGCCGGGCATGTCCATATCTACTATAAGTGGTGGGACGGATCTCGGGCATAA
- a CDS encoding DUF6773 family protein produces the protein MSLNWLKKNSVEDERIVNLKNKLYKEVYTLIMVICSISVIIKSFVLPRTEPVWLEMLIILGGSLYFGIRSVALGIYSDEVEVHDQRSKISFSMRTAIWGLVIGVALALFFGIRSAVLFGNDNSATELKYFFSVFLVSLIIYIPLFVGGNWLIHYGANKVSQKMSQNDPFDS, from the coding sequence ATGAGCTTGAATTGGCTTAAGAAAAACTCGGTTGAGGATGAGCGTATCGTCAATTTGAAGAACAAGTTATATAAAGAGGTGTATACCTTGATCATGGTCATTTGCAGCATTTCCGTCATCATCAAATCTTTTGTGCTGCCGCGAACGGAACCCGTCTGGCTGGAAATGCTGATCATTCTGGGAGGAAGCTTATATTTCGGGATACGCAGCGTGGCGCTGGGGATTTACTCGGATGAAGTGGAGGTCCATGACCAGCGGAGCAAAATTTCGTTCAGCATGCGTACGGCGATATGGGGGCTTGTTATCGGTGTCGCACTTGCTCTTTTTTTCGGTATCCGCAGCGCGGTTCTGTTTGGCAATGACAACAGCGCGACCGAGCTCAAATATTTCTTTAGCGTTTTCCTCGTCTCACTGATCATCTACATCCCGCTCTTTGTCGGGGGGAATTGGTTGATCCACTACGGCGCCAACAAGGTAAGCCAAAAAATGTCGCAGAACGATCCATTCGACTCGTAG
- a CDS encoding VOC family protein, which yields MALRMNPYLVMDGNAKEAIQFYEKALDAQVIMVQTFGEMPANPDFPLPDSARDRISHALLKVGETDLMFSDTFPGQPVQSSNQVQICIMTDQAEQAKRIYEALREDGQVVMPLQETFWSPAYGIVADKFGVNWNISTEAEA from the coding sequence ATGGCACTTCGAATGAATCCATATCTCGTGATGGACGGGAATGCTAAGGAAGCTATTCAATTCTATGAGAAGGCGTTGGATGCCCAGGTCATCATGGTTCAGACCTTCGGCGAGATGCCGGCGAACCCTGATTTTCCGCTGCCGGATAGCGCGAGAGATCGCATTTCCCACGCTTTGCTGAAGGTAGGAGAGACGGATTTGATGTTCTCCGATACGTTTCCCGGTCAACCGGTTCAATCCAGCAATCAGGTTCAGATCTGTATCATGACCGATCAGGCCGAACAGGCCAAGCGGATATATGAAGCGCTGCGGGAGGACGGTCAAGTGGTTATGCCCCTTCAGGAGACGTTCTGGAGCCCGGCGTACGGCATCGTGGCTGACAAATTCGGCGTGAACTGGAATATCTCCACGGAAGCGGAAGCGTAG
- a CDS encoding extracellular solute-binding protein, whose product MTHQTQLKKWMTRLLVLAAIFTALTVFFNRGGNESGAGGRPEHGGTGLTLERPASLVNLSTQPGKSISYVQYLSDHDGKGRPDREITIPAADYSRAEGGEFRRLEAYEGHPGTSLFTGEKGEVEWKVHVEEEGLYNLSLLYYPVEGKSSSIERSIRIDGEVPFQEAAYLQFDRIWDNAKDGIDQDNQGNDLRPKQIERPAWTTAVLKDADGYITEPLLFYFEEGEHTVSLTAAREPMVIGELKLFQQESPPTYAELYRQYEAEGIRRTEGALLAIQGEDAVAKSSPTLYPLSERSSPSVSPYSASKVRINTIGGFNWRLPGQWIEWELDVPESGLYRIAFKSQQNFVRGMYSTRKLTIDGKVPFEEMNHVAFRFKNGYRMDELGGDEPYLFRLEQGKHVLRLEASLGEFAPLIHEVEDSLLNLNAMYRKILMITGTNPDEFRDYRVEQRIPELLEAFRYESGRLKAVAARLVELSGQSGDQEALLKTMALQLDEMIEKPDTIPRRLEAYKTNTGGLGTWLQQAREQPLEIDALYVASADAKLPKSGMGAADKVKHEASTFFSSFFIDYNNIGNVTDEKNQRSITVWIGSGRDQANTIKAMIDETFTPETGINVNLKLVNMGTLLPATLSGQGPEVAMQIGNDLPVNFAMRNAAADLMQFPDFESVAARFRDSALVPYRYRSGVYALPETQTFNMMFYRKDVLEELGLEVPKTWDDVASLLAVLNKNHMQFGLPVVAQAPDQWTTLPPNSMYAALLMQSGGQFYRNNGRESDLDSKIGLEAFKQWTEYYTDYKLEREYDFANRFRTGQMPIGISDYTTYNQLSVFAPEIRGVWGFAPVPGTVQADGTIDRTVPSGGSAVLMLDDAKDKDAAWEFLKWWTRDATQTNFGREMEGLMGAAARYPTANIKALDSLPWPVADYENLKSQFEWVQGIPEVPGGYSTGRHLFNAFYRAVISGIEPREALMDSVQYIHDEIRTKQAEFGELQE is encoded by the coding sequence TTGACACATCAAACGCAGCTAAAAAAATGGATGACCCGGTTATTGGTTCTTGCTGCAATCTTCACCGCTTTGACGGTGTTCTTTAATAGAGGGGGGAATGAGTCCGGAGCCGGGGGGAGGCCGGAACACGGCGGGACAGGGCTTACATTGGAACGTCCCGCATCGCTGGTCAATCTCAGCACGCAGCCGGGGAAAAGCATTTCCTATGTCCAATATTTGTCGGATCATGACGGAAAAGGTCGACCTGATCGTGAGATCACGATTCCCGCGGCGGATTACAGCCGTGCCGAGGGCGGGGAATTCCGCAGGCTGGAAGCCTATGAGGGTCATCCCGGAACCTCGTTGTTCACGGGGGAGAAGGGTGAGGTGGAATGGAAGGTTCATGTAGAGGAGGAGGGATTGTACAATCTGTCCCTGCTCTATTATCCGGTGGAAGGAAAGAGTTCCTCCATTGAGCGTTCCATCCGCATCGACGGGGAGGTTCCATTCCAGGAGGCCGCTTATTTGCAATTCGACCGCATATGGGATAACGCCAAGGACGGCATCGATCAGGATAACCAGGGCAATGACCTGAGGCCGAAGCAAATCGAACGCCCCGCTTGGACCACGGCGGTGCTGAAGGATGCGGATGGTTACATCACGGAGCCGCTTCTTTTTTACTTTGAGGAGGGGGAGCATACCGTATCTTTAACGGCCGCGCGGGAACCGATGGTTATCGGGGAACTCAAGCTGTTCCAGCAGGAGAGTCCGCCGACGTATGCCGAGCTGTACCGGCAGTATGAGGCTGAAGGGATTCGAAGAACCGAAGGCGCCTTGCTGGCGATTCAGGGAGAAGACGCAGTCGCCAAATCCTCGCCGACCCTGTATCCGCTAAGCGAGCGTTCGAGTCCGAGCGTCAGCCCTTACAGTGCGTCGAAAGTCCGAATCAACACCATCGGCGGCTTCAACTGGCGGCTGCCCGGACAGTGGATCGAATGGGAACTGGACGTCCCGGAGAGCGGGCTCTATAGGATAGCGTTCAAATCGCAGCAAAATTTTGTGAGGGGCATGTACTCGACGCGAAAGCTGACGATCGACGGGAAGGTTCCGTTTGAAGAAATGAACCACGTCGCTTTCCGCTTCAAGAACGGATATCGCATGGACGAGCTTGGGGGCGATGAACCTTATCTGTTCCGGTTGGAGCAAGGCAAGCATGTGTTACGCCTCGAGGCGAGTCTGGGTGAATTCGCTCCCCTCATTCATGAGGTGGAGGACAGTCTGCTCAACCTGAATGCCATGTACCGCAAAATATTGATGATCACCGGCACGAATCCGGATGAATTCAGGGATTACCGCGTAGAGCAGCGGATACCGGAACTGCTGGAAGCCTTCCGGTACGAAAGCGGCAGACTGAAAGCGGTCGCGGCCAGATTGGTTGAGCTGTCGGGTCAATCCGGCGACCAGGAGGCGCTGCTGAAGACCATGGCGCTTCAGCTGGATGAGATGATCGAGAAGCCGGATACGATTCCGCGCAGGCTGGAGGCCTACAAGACGAATACCGGCGGACTCGGAACATGGCTGCAGCAGGCAAGGGAGCAGCCGCTGGAGATCGATGCCCTCTATGTTGCATCAGCCGATGCCAAGCTGCCGAAGAGCGGAATGGGGGCTGCCGATAAGGTGAAGCATGAGGCGTCGACGTTCTTCAGCTCCTTCTTCATCGATTACAACAATATCGGTAACGTCACGGATGAGAAGAACCAGCGTTCGATCACCGTATGGATCGGCAGCGGCCGTGATCAGGCCAATACCATCAAGGCGATGATCGACGAGACCTTTACGCCGGAGACCGGCATCAACGTCAATCTGAAGCTGGTGAACATGGGGACGCTGCTCCCCGCCACTTTGTCGGGACAAGGACCGGAGGTCGCGATGCAGATCGGCAATGACCTCCCCGTGAACTTTGCCATGCGAAATGCCGCAGCGGACCTGATGCAATTCCCTGACTTCGAATCGGTAGCGGCCAGATTCCGGGACAGCGCCTTGGTGCCATACCGATACCGCAGCGGCGTATATGCGCTGCCGGAGACGCAAACCTTCAACATGATGTTCTATCGGAAGGACGTGCTGGAGGAGCTGGGTCTTGAAGTTCCGAAGACTTGGGACGATGTGGCCAGCCTGCTTGCCGTATTGAACAAAAATCATATGCAATTCGGTCTTCCCGTCGTGGCGCAGGCACCGGATCAGTGGACCACGCTGCCGCCGAATTCGATGTATGCGGCGCTCCTGATGCAATCCGGCGGACAATTCTACCGCAACAACGGCCGGGAGTCGGATCTGGATTCCAAGATCGGGCTGGAAGCATTTAAACAGTGGACGGAGTATTACACCGACTACAAGCTGGAACGGGAATACGATTTTGCGAACCGGTTCCGTACCGGACAGATGCCGATCGGCATTTCCGATTACACCACTTATAACCAGCTGTCGGTGTTCGCGCCGGAAATCCGCGGCGTATGGGGGTTCGCCCCCGTTCCGGGAACCGTTCAGGCGGACGGCACGATTGACCGCACCGTACCGAGCGGCGGCAGCGCCGTGCTGATGCTGGACGATGCGAAGGACAAGGATGCGGCCTGGGAATTCTTGAAATGGTGGACCAGAGATGCGACGCAGACGAATTTCGGCCGCGAAATGGAAGGGCTGATGGGCGCGGCGGCCCGCTATCCGACCGCCAACATCAAGGCGCTGGATAGTCTGCCGTGGCCGGTAGCCGACTACGAGAATTTGAAATCCCAATTCGAATGGGTTCAGGGAATACCCGAGGTGCCGGGCGGTTATTCGACGGGCAGGCATTTGTTCAATGCCTTCTATCGTGCGGTCATCAGCGGCATCGAGCCGCGGGAGGCCTTGATGGATTCGGTGCAGTATATTCACGACGAAATCCGAACCAAGCAAGCAGAATTCGGCGAGCTGCAGGAATAG
- a CDS encoding putative RNA methyltransferase has protein sequence MSNNEKLLKKAQKLSIHEKMFQCPICGGAMKVERMASLECENRHCYDISRQGYVNLLNHSSKTKYDKALFEARNTISGSGFFGPMVEAVTNRLIQELKSRESVKPVKLLDAGCGEGSHLSAIGHKLREHPLVPDVLGVGMDIAKEGIVMAAKISPDSIWCVADLSRSPFADQQFDYILNILSPSNYSEFRRLLASGGSLVKVIPDSLYLQELRTLFYTGTGKENYSNDSTIELFSRHFEQIEAERVQYRVILDNDQMKQLIRMTPLSWSASPEAIGQMLDEAMEVTADFKILYGWNEG, from the coding sequence GTGTCCAACAACGAAAAATTGTTAAAAAAAGCACAAAAACTTTCGATACACGAGAAGATGTTTCAATGCCCGATCTGCGGCGGTGCCATGAAGGTAGAACGCATGGCCAGCCTGGAATGCGAGAACAGGCATTGCTATGATATATCCAGACAGGGATACGTAAACCTGCTGAACCATTCATCCAAAACCAAATATGATAAGGCTTTGTTTGAGGCCCGAAACACGATCAGCGGCAGCGGCTTCTTCGGCCCCATGGTAGAAGCGGTAACGAATCGCCTGATCCAGGAGCTGAAGTCCCGGGAATCCGTGAAGCCTGTAAAACTGCTTGATGCAGGCTGCGGGGAGGGCTCCCATCTATCCGCCATCGGACATAAGCTTCGGGAGCACCCTTTGGTGCCGGATGTTCTCGGCGTAGGCATGGATATTGCCAAAGAGGGCATCGTTATGGCCGCCAAGATATCCCCTGATTCTATATGGTGCGTGGCCGATTTGTCCCGGAGCCCGTTTGCCGACCAACAGTTCGATTACATCCTGAACATTCTGTCCCCGTCCAATTATTCGGAGTTCAGGCGGCTGCTTGCGAGTGGCGGATCATTGGTGAAGGTAATCCCGGACAGCCTGTATTTGCAGGAGCTTAGAACCTTGTTCTATACAGGCACAGGCAAGGAGAATTACTCCAATGACAGCACAATAGAGCTATTCAGCCGCCACTTTGAGCAAATCGAAGCCGAGCGGGTGCAGTATCGAGTCATCCTGGATAACGATCAGATGAAACAGTTGATTCGCATGACGCCGTTATCCTGGAGCGCTTCGCCCGAGGCCATCGGACAAATGCTGGATGAAGCGATGGAGGTCACGGCGGACTTCAAAATCCTGTATGGATGGAATGAGGGATAA
- a CDS encoding ABC transporter substrate-binding protein, producing the protein MRKMKGLSLLLICLLFLITACSGGGAKQAEAPPATPAPSTETAAETPKEEPAEPEAEPVDLGGRVIKVAAWWDLKPAGTTAGEKARLEKIAEIEKKYNCKIEFVNVPFEEYMNKFTTSVLAGEPFADIVQLEYKSALPAIMKGQILPISEFTTDKNNINNEADLQTKYPSIGGGEYGFDNPTSIGLGLHYNRDLFKKNGLPDLQELYAKGEWNWDKFMELAKQATKDTNNDGKTDVWGFSGWAIDAVKHFTAANGGKIVDDSNGKEGLSDPKTLEAAEFVNRLYNVEKVVKVKSGNKTNWEETNTFKDGDVAMFTAAEWMLGDITFEVGVVPIPAGPQGSAETTYANTAASAKFIAKGVKDPAIVYQIYEETFDIPPTEEYPGQDYLESIYTNQEDIDMIREHIAGTGVITVDEAYTDYPTGAFIEDIIVNNQSVTATAEKYKQQAQAAVDKMGK; encoded by the coding sequence GTGAGAAAAATGAAAGGGCTTTCTTTATTGCTTATCTGTTTGTTATTTTTGATTACCGCTTGCAGCGGCGGAGGGGCCAAGCAGGCGGAGGCGCCGCCGGCGACCCCGGCTCCCAGCACGGAAACCGCGGCAGAGACTCCTAAAGAAGAACCCGCCGAACCTGAAGCAGAACCTGTTGATCTGGGCGGCCGCGTGATTAAGGTAGCCGCTTGGTGGGACCTGAAGCCGGCAGGCACAACGGCCGGTGAGAAGGCACGCCTGGAGAAGATCGCCGAAATCGAGAAGAAATACAATTGCAAAATCGAATTCGTCAACGTTCCCTTTGAGGAGTACATGAATAAATTCACGACAAGCGTGCTGGCAGGCGAGCCGTTCGCCGATATCGTGCAGTTGGAGTACAAGTCGGCATTGCCGGCGATTATGAAGGGACAGATCCTGCCGATCAGCGAATTTACCACGGACAAAAACAACATCAATAACGAAGCGGATCTGCAGACGAAATATCCATCCATTGGCGGAGGGGAATACGGCTTCGATAATCCGACCTCCATCGGGCTCGGACTTCATTACAACCGCGACCTGTTTAAGAAGAACGGGCTTCCGGATCTTCAGGAGCTGTATGCCAAGGGAGAATGGAACTGGGATAAATTCATGGAGCTTGCCAAACAGGCAACCAAAGATACGAATAACGACGGGAAAACGGACGTATGGGGCTTCTCCGGTTGGGCCATTGATGCGGTAAAGCATTTCACCGCCGCTAACGGGGGCAAAATCGTAGACGATTCCAACGGCAAAGAAGGCTTGTCCGATCCGAAGACATTGGAAGCAGCCGAGTTCGTGAACCGCCTCTACAACGTGGAGAAGGTTGTGAAAGTCAAGAGCGGCAACAAAACGAATTGGGAAGAAACCAACACCTTCAAAGACGGCGACGTAGCCATGTTTACGGCGGCGGAATGGATGCTGGGCGACATTACGTTCGAGGTTGGCGTGGTTCCGATTCCTGCCGGCCCGCAGGGATCGGCAGAAACAACGTATGCCAATACCGCCGCGTCCGCGAAGTTCATTGCCAAGGGCGTGAAAGATCCGGCCATCGTCTACCAAATTTACGAAGAGACGTTCGATATACCGCCGACCGAGGAATACCCGGGACAGGATTACCTGGAGAGCATCTATACCAATCAGGAAGACATCGACATGATTCGCGAGCATATTGCCGGAACCGGCGTCATCACGGTCGACGAAGCCTACACGGATTACCCTACGGGCGCTTTCATTGAGGACATTATCGTGAACAATCAATCGGTAACCGCTACGGCCGAGAAATATAAACAACAGGCACAGGCTGCTGTCGATAAAATGGGCAAATAA
- a CDS encoding LacI family DNA-binding transcriptional regulator yields MKTKVTIQEIADFTGVSKFAVSRALSGKSGVSPQTRDMILKAAGQLGYFKDQPGQAAGRNQQLQEPENRKWAGAVLVLFPNVRYQNRESLYWGPVFDGISTRLNQKGLDILTLTEPSNDHMFSLLNPQGILGIVTVGAVSTQNLMDIKKLNIPVVMVDHMDPAFQSDTVFTDNMHSMKQIMTKLISKGYKKYQFIGNIEDAQSFYERWIGFSSALADYKIEHRQLPSLISPEIENIHETLGKALAGNELPEVFVCANDITAMFAMEALGNQGIDVPGHVQVTGFDNTYDSLPIMATVNIDKELLGMRAVDQLLWRIVNPDSNYERLLIQADVIVRELNNAARDTDEL; encoded by the coding sequence ATGAAAACGAAAGTGACGATTCAGGAAATCGCCGATTTCACGGGCGTGTCTAAATTCGCTGTATCCCGGGCCTTGTCGGGGAAATCCGGCGTCAGCCCGCAGACCAGGGACATGATCCTGAAGGCCGCCGGACAGCTTGGGTATTTCAAGGATCAGCCAGGCCAAGCGGCAGGAAGAAACCAGCAGCTCCAGGAGCCGGAGAACCGAAAATGGGCGGGGGCGGTACTGGTCCTGTTCCCGAATGTCCGATATCAGAATCGCGAATCGCTCTATTGGGGGCCGGTTTTTGACGGAATATCGACCCGCCTTAATCAGAAAGGGCTCGACATCCTGACGCTGACGGAGCCTTCGAATGACCACATGTTCTCCCTCCTGAATCCCCAGGGCATTCTCGGGATCGTAACGGTGGGAGCCGTGTCCACGCAAAATTTAATGGATATCAAGAAGCTGAACATTCCCGTGGTCATGGTAGACCACATGGACCCCGCGTTCCAATCGGACACGGTGTTCACCGACAATATGCACAGCATGAAACAAATCATGACCAAACTGATCAGCAAAGGATATAAAAAATATCAGTTCATCGGCAACATCGAAGATGCCCAGAGCTTTTACGAGCGCTGGATCGGTTTCTCGTCCGCGCTGGCCGATTACAAAATCGAGCATCGGCAGCTGCCTTCTCTGATCAGCCCGGAGATAGAGAACATACACGAAACGTTAGGCAAGGCTCTTGCCGGAAACGAGCTTCCGGAAGTGTTCGTTTGCGCTAATGATATCACCGCCATGTTTGCCATGGAGGCGCTCGGGAATCAGGGTATCGACGTACCGGGTCACGTACAGGTGACAGGGTTCGATAATACGTACGACAGCCTGCCGATTATGGCAACGGTGAACATCGACAAGGAATTGCTGGGAATGCGTGCCGTCGATCAATTGCTCTGGCGGATCGTGAACCCGGATTCCAATTATGAGCGTCTCCTTATTCAAGCCGATGTCATTGTTAGGGAATTGAATAACGCTGCGCGGGATACCGACGAACTATAA
- a CDS encoding helix-turn-helix transcriptional regulator, with amino-acid sequence MKNIKLKMARVEKDLSQEELAQIVGVSRQTIGLIELGKYNPSLSLCVAICKALSRTLNDLFWEED; translated from the coding sequence ATGAAAAACATCAAATTGAAGATGGCCCGCGTCGAGAAGGATTTATCGCAGGAAGAACTGGCCCAGATCGTCGGCGTCTCCAGGCAGACCATCGGCCTGATCGAGCTTGGGAAATATAATCCGTCCCTCAGCCTGTGCGTTGCCATATGCAAGGCATTATCGCGTACGCTGAACGATCTGTTCTGGGAAGAAGACTAG
- a CDS encoding carbohydrate ABC transporter permease, with protein sequence MHNASLQDPEVTMSAAIRPVKPQSWWRRKLAEMKASKHSYILLAPYMILFTLFTVFPVVISMILSFTYFNMLEFPRFVGWDNYTRLFLEDDIFLVALKNTLLFAAITGPISYLACFLFAWVINELGPRLRAFMTLIFYAPSISGNIYFIWLMIFSGDRYGIANGMLIKLGIILEPIQWLKTEAMIMPIIILVQLWLSLGTGFLAFIAGLQTVDKTLYEAGAVDGVRNRWQELWFITLPSMRPQLMFGAVIQLTTSFAVADVSIALAGFPSVNYAAETIVTHLIDFGTTRFEMGFASAIATVLFILMVGTNLIVQKLLRKVGE encoded by the coding sequence TTGCATAATGCCAGCCTTCAGGATCCTGAAGTTACGATGTCAGCCGCAATCCGCCCCGTCAAGCCGCAATCCTGGTGGAGGCGGAAGCTGGCGGAGATGAAGGCCAGCAAGCATTCCTATATTTTGCTTGCGCCTTATATGATCCTGTTCACGCTGTTTACCGTTTTTCCGGTCGTCATTTCGATGATTCTCAGCTTTACGTACTTCAATATGCTGGAGTTTCCGCGGTTTGTCGGCTGGGATAATTATACGCGCCTGTTCCTGGAGGACGATATCTTTCTGGTCGCGCTGAAGAACACGCTGCTCTTTGCAGCCATAACGGGACCCATCAGTTACTTGGCCTGCTTCCTGTTTGCTTGGGTCATCAATGAGCTGGGTCCGCGGCTGCGGGCGTTCATGACCCTGATCTTCTATGCGCCTTCGATCTCGGGGAACATTTACTTCATCTGGCTGATGATCTTCTCGGGAGACCGCTACGGCATAGCGAACGGCATGCTGATTAAGCTGGGCATCATCCTGGAGCCGATCCAATGGCTGAAAACCGAAGCGATGATCATGCCGATTATCATTTTGGTCCAGCTGTGGCTCAGCCTCGGAACCGGCTTCCTGGCCTTTATCGCCGGACTTCAAACCGTGGATAAAACACTCTACGAAGCGGGTGCCGTGGACGGGGTCCGCAACCGCTGGCAGGAGCTGTGGTTCATAACGCTGCCTTCGATGCGGCCGCAGCTTATGTTCGGCGCGGTCATCCAGCTTACGACATCGTTTGCCGTGGCCGACGTATCGATTGCGCTGGCCGGTTTCCCGAGCGTGAACTACGCGGCGGAAACCATCGTCACGCATCTCATCGATTTCGGTACGACGCGCTTTGAGATGGGTTTTGCGTCGGCGATTGCGACCGTGCTGTTCATCCTGATGGTGGGAACCAACCTGATCGTCCAAAAATTGCTGCGCAAGGTAGGTGAGTAG